In Spirosoma aureum, a single genomic region encodes these proteins:
- a CDS encoding L-fucose dehydrogenase encodes MDLQLQDKVIIVTGGAKGIGEGIVNVLAQEGAIPVVVGRNEDDNQRVVAAIEAAGQQAFQVVAELTQPEDSEKAIKEVLNRFGRIDGLVNNAGVNDGVGLESGDYDRFMASLHKNLVHYYLMAHYALPALKASKGSIVNITSKTADTGQGNTSAYAASNGGRNALTREWAVELLKYGIRVNAIVVAECWTPLYERWIQTLPNPAEKLASIVAHIPLENRMTTAEEIANTTAFLLSNRSSHTTGQLIYVDGGYVHLDRALANS; translated from the coding sequence ATGGATTTACAATTGCAGGATAAAGTAATTATTGTGACGGGTGGTGCGAAAGGCATCGGCGAAGGTATTGTGAACGTATTGGCCCAGGAAGGAGCGATACCTGTAGTGGTGGGCCGCAATGAAGACGATAACCAGCGGGTAGTGGCCGCAATTGAAGCCGCAGGCCAGCAGGCGTTTCAGGTTGTTGCTGAACTAACGCAACCCGAAGATTCAGAAAAAGCCATCAAAGAGGTGCTGAACCGATTTGGCCGTATCGACGGATTAGTTAATAATGCAGGAGTAAATGATGGGGTAGGCCTGGAGAGTGGTGATTATGATCGGTTTATGGCATCGCTGCATAAAAATCTGGTGCATTATTACCTGATGGCTCATTATGCGTTACCCGCCCTGAAAGCGAGTAAAGGTTCTATTGTTAACATCACCTCGAAAACGGCCGATACAGGACAGGGGAATACATCGGCCTACGCAGCTTCTAATGGCGGGCGAAATGCGCTTACCCGCGAATGGGCCGTGGAATTGCTTAAATACGGTATTCGGGTAAATGCCATTGTTGTGGCTGAATGCTGGACTCCCTTATATGAGCGCTGGATTCAGACCCTGCCCAATCCGGCTGAAAAACTGGCATCTATTGTAGCTCACATTCCTCTGGAAAACCGGATGACAACGGCGGAAGAAATAGCCAATACGACCGCGTTTCTGCTGTCGAACCGGTCGAGCCATACTACCGGGCAACTCATTTATGTGGATGGTGGCTATGTCCATTTAGATCGGGCGTTAGCCAACTCCTGA
- a CDS encoding zinc-binding alcohol dehydrogenase family protein — METLVCTSPRQFAYQQATKPALTPGNAIIKIRRIGICGTDLHAFEGTQPFFNYPRILGHELAGDLVEADGAPEFAAGEAVTFIPYFNCGYCIACRSGKPNCCARLQVSGVHIDGGMVEYLSVPAYSLVHGEGLTHDELALVEPLAIGAHGVRRAEVQPGEVVLVVGAGPIGLGTMEFARIAGATVIALDINESRLSFCRTRLGVAHTVNAQSPDVAGQLADLTNGDMPTVVIDATGSLRAINTSFSYLAHSGRYILVGLQKGDVSFSHPEFHKREATLMSSRNATRADFEHVISSMKKGLVDPKTYITHRVGFEQVQAEFEHWLNPANGVIKAMVTMV, encoded by the coding sequence ATGGAAACCCTTGTCTGTACTTCCCCCCGGCAATTTGCCTATCAACAGGCGACAAAGCCCGCCCTGACGCCTGGAAACGCCATTATCAAGATCCGTCGAATTGGTATCTGTGGTACAGATCTGCACGCTTTTGAAGGAACACAACCATTTTTCAATTACCCCCGGATTCTGGGGCATGAATTAGCAGGTGACCTTGTCGAAGCCGACGGCGCCCCTGAGTTCGCGGCTGGTGAAGCGGTTACGTTTATTCCTTATTTTAACTGTGGGTATTGCATTGCCTGTCGGTCAGGTAAACCCAATTGCTGTGCCCGCCTTCAGGTCTCTGGCGTTCACATCGATGGAGGTATGGTCGAATATCTTTCGGTACCGGCCTATTCGCTGGTACATGGTGAGGGACTGACGCACGACGAACTGGCTTTAGTTGAGCCACTGGCCATTGGCGCTCATGGCGTCCGTCGGGCTGAGGTGCAACCGGGCGAGGTGGTGCTGGTTGTTGGCGCAGGACCTATTGGCCTGGGAACGATGGAGTTTGCCCGCATTGCGGGCGCTACGGTCATTGCGCTGGACATCAACGAGTCGCGATTGAGCTTTTGCCGAACCCGACTAGGGGTTGCGCATACCGTAAATGCTCAATCGCCAGATGTAGCCGGCCAGTTAGCAGACCTGACCAATGGCGACATGCCAACCGTTGTGATTGATGCAACGGGAAGTCTGCGGGCCATAAACACGTCATTTTCCTATCTGGCCCACAGTGGGCGGTATATACTAGTAGGCTTACAAAAGGGGGATGTCAGCTTTTCGCACCCCGAATTCCATAAGCGGGAAGCTACATTGATGAGTAGCCGCAATGCCACTCGTGCTGATTTTGAGCACGTTATTTCCAGTATGAAAAAAGGTCTGGTCGATCCCAAAACTTATATCACGCACCGGGTTGGATTTGAGCAGGTACAAGCCGAGTTTGAGCACTGGCTGAATCCGGCAAATGGGGTCATTAAAGCGATGGTGACAATGGTATAA
- a CDS encoding SGNH/GDSL hydrolase family protein, which produces MTTIRRLIVAVSLVFLVSLAGSLCYAQSPFPASVHRVVFLGNSITYAGAYVTDIDAYISTHYPKQGLEFINVGLPSETVSGLSEDGHADGKFPRPDLHERLARVLALTKPDLVFACYGMNDGIYLPFDQSRFQKFREGINWLHNEVVKAGARIIHLTPPIYDDLKGGGPVTLPYLIDTQTG; this is translated from the coding sequence ATGACGACTATACGGCGATTGATCGTTGCGGTATCACTTGTTTTTCTGGTAAGCCTGGCCGGTAGTTTGTGTTACGCACAATCGCCATTTCCAGCCAGTGTTCACCGGGTTGTCTTTCTGGGAAATAGCATTACGTATGCCGGGGCTTATGTCACAGACATAGATGCCTATATCAGCACGCATTACCCAAAGCAAGGGCTGGAGTTCATCAATGTTGGGCTCCCCAGTGAAACCGTTTCCGGACTCTCGGAAGATGGTCATGCTGACGGAAAATTTCCCCGTCCTGATTTGCACGAACGATTGGCACGAGTGCTGGCGTTAACAAAGCCAGATTTAGTATTCGCCTGTTATGGCATGAATGATGGAATTTATCTGCCTTTTGACCAAAGCCGGTTCCAGAAATTCAGGGAGGGGATCAATTGGCTGCATAACGAAGTAGTTAAAGCCGGAGCCAGAATTATTCACCTCACACCACCCATTTATGATGATCTGAAAGGGGGGGGACCGGTTACGCTGCCGTACTTGATCGATACTCAGACTGGCTGA
- a CDS encoding SGNH/GDSL hydrolase family protein translates to MDQKTAQKWDVIDIHYPMKQFLEAHRKVDSAFSIAGFALAEDGVHPGEVGHWIMAKNVLLGLGENAVANAPDMKSAMAQIPNSTQLLKLIAERQNVMKDAWLTASGHQRPGMKTGLPLPEAKAKATEIDAQIRALMP, encoded by the coding sequence ATGGACCAAAAAACGGCCCAGAAATGGGATGTGATCGATATTCATTACCCCATGAAACAATTTCTGGAAGCTCATCGCAAAGTTGATTCAGCTTTTTCTATTGCTGGGTTTGCTTTAGCCGAAGACGGCGTTCATCCAGGAGAGGTTGGGCATTGGATTATGGCGAAAAATGTTCTGTTAGGGCTGGGCGAAAATGCCGTTGCCAATGCACCCGACATGAAATCAGCGATGGCTCAAATTCCAAATTCGACTCAATTACTTAAACTCATTGCAGAGCGCCAGAATGTGATGAAAGACGCCTGGCTGACGGCATCGGGCCACCAACGGCCTGGCATGAAAACGGGTCTGCCGCTTCCCGAAGCTAAAGCCAAAGCCACCGAAATTGATGCTCAGATTCGGGCACTTATGCCCTGA
- a CDS encoding DUF1963 domain-containing protein yields the protein MTKKQFVEAVARKAIGMQVGGFRPNDDPKASWIGKVLLARRNEDWPYVNGKPMIPLCQINLDEFPFKPDLLSDLALISVFIDADEIPGQDDANGTSWCLRAYKTMDELELLPPVRTGSSMKPMQMIPRIIEQDFPHRDDCPIDIPAKLDDDYEERFLNAEGVKFGGWPTLIQGEVSWPDYASDPTFAFQIDSVEKARWQWGDNGVGYFGRSVTDGGQDKWAFSWQCY from the coding sequence ATGACTAAAAAGCAGTTTGTTGAAGCAGTAGCCCGAAAGGCTATCGGTATGCAGGTTGGCGGATTTCGCCCTAACGATGATCCGAAAGCATCCTGGATCGGGAAAGTCCTGTTGGCGCGAAGGAATGAAGACTGGCCTTATGTCAATGGCAAACCAATGATACCGCTGTGCCAGATCAATCTGGACGAATTTCCGTTCAAACCTGACCTCTTAAGCGATCTGGCCCTGATTAGTGTTTTTATCGACGCCGATGAAATACCCGGCCAGGACGATGCAAACGGCACGAGTTGGTGCCTGCGTGCGTATAAAACAATGGATGAACTGGAACTACTGCCGCCAGTCAGAACTGGGTCGTCTATGAAACCAATGCAAATGATTCCCCGGATTATCGAGCAGGATTTTCCGCATCGGGACGATTGCCCTATTGATATCCCGGCTAAGCTCGACGATGACTACGAAGAGCGTTTTCTCAACGCTGAAGGCGTCAAATTTGGCGGATGGCCTACGCTCATTCAGGGCGAAGTAAGCTGGCCTGACTATGCCAGTGATCCAACATTTGCCTTTCAGATAGATAGTGTCGAAAAAGCCCGCTGGCAATGGGGTGATAACGGAGTTGGTTATTTTGGCCGATCTGTTACCGATGGTGGGCAGGATAAATGGGCTTTCTCCTGGCAATGCTACTAA
- a CDS encoding ankyrin repeat domain-containing protein, with translation MSLKTITLINWSLLVIYGLVLTISVLTLKQSGTDAAGRGIATAYLFFGFILLGVVLLINFLPFYFSRIAVLILLILPAFGGVGTLISQLITSQKSQKDQMGRIDGSFYFHDTERQQIAQAIYERDKSRLQALLEQPVPKLNESGEDHVTLLDFATVQGVLAGNPEELLPYLELLMNKGATIETADTLHVPTHALVIRECSIGFLEWFLQKGANPNAKHPKRENAAILFAIMDCPIDRLEKLKSLLKHGADPNVIYPAKASSWLAGHSALLAAARMDLWDSCILLLENGAEPAVEGPQHLIFQEFIHRRAEIYDAEGSTPDTFTTLIKSLKK, from the coding sequence ATGTCACTAAAAACGATTACCCTCATCAACTGGTCGTTATTGGTCATTTACGGATTGGTGCTTACCATTTCCGTATTAACTCTCAAACAATCCGGGACCGATGCAGCCGGACGAGGTATAGCAACGGCCTACCTTTTCTTTGGATTTATTCTGCTTGGAGTGGTTTTACTGATCAATTTCCTGCCCTTCTACTTTAGCCGAATAGCTGTTCTGATTCTTCTGATCCTGCCTGCGTTTGGTGGTGTTGGTACGTTAATCAGTCAATTGATAACCAGTCAGAAAAGCCAGAAAGACCAGATGGGTCGCATCGATGGGTCTTTTTATTTTCACGATACCGAACGGCAGCAAATAGCACAGGCCATTTATGAACGGGATAAAAGCAGGTTGCAGGCTTTGTTAGAGCAGCCTGTACCTAAGTTGAATGAGAGTGGTGAAGACCATGTCACACTGCTTGATTTTGCAACGGTTCAGGGCGTCCTGGCGGGAAATCCAGAAGAACTATTGCCTTATTTAGAACTCCTGATGAACAAAGGCGCCACCATTGAAACGGCCGATACGCTCCACGTACCCACGCATGCCCTGGTCATTCGCGAATGCTCAATTGGTTTTCTGGAATGGTTTCTGCAAAAGGGGGCTAACCCGAATGCAAAGCATCCAAAACGAGAAAACGCAGCAATTTTATTTGCTATTATGGATTGTCCCATCGACCGATTGGAGAAGCTGAAATCACTTCTGAAACACGGCGCCGATCCGAATGTGATCTATCCGGCCAAGGCATCCAGTTGGCTGGCCGGGCATTCGGCTTTACTGGCTGCTGCGCGAATGGATCTGTGGGATTCATGCATACTCTTGCTGGAAAATGGAGCTGAGCCTGCCGTAGAAGGGCCCCAGCACCTTATTTTTCAGGAGTTTATTCACCGTCGCGCCGAAATCTATGACGCAGAAGGCTCTACGCCAGACACCTTCACGACGTTGATAAAAAGCCTAAAAAAGTAG
- a CDS encoding S8 family peptidase, whose translation MLYLILCLSGKVTCSAQIKTGSTQNWQIDLSQQYDRQRKQTLQLIQKHKWPVRKNYSSSKQLVLQDVDPLGSPIYYTLHNTEAARGTRTQALYKGGSLKLELSGSSTSLTGKIGLWDGGRALATHQELAGSTAGGTVVQQMDKADNLSDHTTHLAGTVVARGINPLARGMAYGARLSIWDYTDDLSEITAAAPDLLLSNHAYGPVVGWVYNPSRSGTDPNLKWEWWGNSTMSNTEDYLFGFYTAKARDLDRIAYNSPFYLMVRSADNKRAETGPPSGTAYFLKNTNDKSSLPRSRNDTYDVIPAEATAKNVLTVGAADVTFNIQNQPISIGSTSFSGWGPTDDGRIKPDLLGIGTDIFSTLASNPSAYGIYTGTSMASANVTGSLALLQELYAQQKARAAGGASNGQFMRSATLRGLVLHTADRNTPAAGPDYRQGWGLLNTEAAARVILNTDQAHYMLEKTLESGGTFTQRIVAQGAEPLIVTLCWTDPEGIATTFAPASVNSLTPKLVNDLDVRLNDGRTTTLPFVLDPENPSRPAASGDNIRDNIEQIYIPNPSPGQAYSLSVSHKGNMTYAGQPFSIIISGLRRSPCSFAVTISPRVDTTLCAGESVLLRSDARSGFTYQWLLNNIAIDNAVSTTYRASQTGSYAFRVTDASGCFATSPPVNIQMKSPKAILNPATDQWLCSNGQPLQLTAMDIADSQIEWLRNGTILPNAQSATLNITEPGRYQVRISQQGCKALSDTVVVRQSTVNAIALKPDEPDLILLKGASVILYAPTETDYRYQWYRDNTMLTNADDDRLSVSEQGVYKVRITQQTCVGWSAERTVHLPVLTSVSPRSDSSFMAYPNPVEQILDVQYAYPNASDVQVSVFDMQGRIRQSPIRLKAINQLFQGTLNLSTLSAGIYYLRLSDGDRTRLWRFLKK comes from the coding sequence GTGCTGTACCTTATTTTGTGCTTATCAGGCAAAGTAACCTGTTCAGCCCAAATTAAAACAGGAAGTACCCAAAACTGGCAGATTGATTTAAGCCAGCAGTACGACAGGCAACGTAAACAAACGCTTCAACTGATCCAGAAGCATAAATGGCCCGTCCGCAAAAACTATTCCAGTAGTAAACAACTTGTACTTCAGGATGTCGATCCATTGGGATCGCCAATTTATTATACCCTCCATAATACAGAAGCGGCTCGCGGAACCCGGACACAAGCCCTCTACAAAGGAGGCAGCCTGAAGCTTGAATTATCGGGCAGTAGTACTTCGCTTACGGGTAAGATAGGTCTTTGGGATGGCGGACGGGCTCTGGCAACACACCAGGAATTAGCTGGCTCGACAGCTGGCGGAACGGTCGTTCAGCAGATGGATAAAGCCGATAATCTGAGCGATCACACAACCCACCTTGCCGGAACAGTAGTCGCACGCGGCATCAATCCACTGGCACGAGGAATGGCTTACGGAGCGCGTTTGTCCATCTGGGATTATACCGACGATCTGAGCGAGATAACCGCAGCGGCTCCTGATTTATTACTGTCTAATCACGCCTACGGTCCAGTGGTAGGCTGGGTTTATAATCCATCCCGGTCCGGTACTGACCCGAATCTAAAATGGGAATGGTGGGGCAATTCCACCATGAGCAATACAGAAGATTATCTGTTTGGTTTTTACACGGCTAAAGCCCGCGACCTCGACCGAATTGCCTACAACAGCCCATTTTACCTGATGGTCCGATCAGCGGATAACAAACGGGCCGAAACCGGACCACCATCGGGAACGGCCTATTTCCTGAAAAATACCAACGACAAAAGCAGCCTGCCCCGAAGTCGCAACGACACCTACGACGTAATTCCAGCCGAAGCAACAGCCAAAAACGTATTGACGGTTGGAGCGGCCGACGTTACCTTCAATATCCAAAATCAGCCCATTTCCATCGGTTCTACATCATTCAGCGGCTGGGGCCCAACTGACGACGGGCGTATAAAACCTGATCTTCTGGGAATAGGAACAGACATCTTTTCAACCTTGGCGTCTAATCCGTCAGCCTATGGCATATACACCGGAACCTCAATGGCGTCGGCCAATGTGACTGGCTCACTGGCTTTATTACAGGAACTCTATGCCCAGCAGAAGGCCCGAGCGGCCGGAGGAGCATCAAATGGCCAGTTTATGCGGTCGGCAACTCTACGGGGTCTGGTTCTCCATACAGCCGATCGCAACACACCAGCCGCCGGGCCCGATTACCGCCAGGGATGGGGTTTGCTCAATACCGAAGCCGCTGCCCGTGTCATCCTGAATACCGATCAGGCGCATTATATGCTGGAGAAAACGCTGGAATCAGGAGGTACATTTACGCAACGAATCGTCGCTCAGGGCGCTGAGCCTTTGATTGTAACCTTATGCTGGACAGACCCGGAGGGAATAGCAACTACGTTTGCCCCTGCTTCCGTAAATAGTCTGACACCTAAACTCGTTAATGACCTTGACGTACGATTAAACGACGGTCGTACAACCACGTTACCATTTGTTCTGGACCCTGAGAATCCGTCCCGCCCAGCTGCCTCCGGCGATAATATCCGTGATAATATCGAGCAGATCTATATTCCAAACCCTTCTCCAGGGCAGGCTTACTCACTTTCGGTTTCACACAAAGGTAATATGACCTATGCCGGGCAACCGTTTTCGATCATTATCAGCGGGCTACGCCGGTCTCCATGCTCATTCGCTGTAACGATTTCGCCCAGGGTCGATACCACGCTTTGTGCTGGAGAAAGTGTACTGCTCCGTTCAGATGCCCGGTCGGGCTTCACTTATCAATGGCTGCTTAACAATATAGCCATCGACAATGCGGTAAGTACGACCTATCGGGCTTCACAGACAGGCTCCTACGCATTTCGTGTAACCGACGCGAGTGGGTGTTTTGCAACATCTCCTCCGGTAAATATTCAGATGAAGTCGCCCAAAGCTATACTCAATCCGGCTACTGATCAATGGCTTTGTTCGAATGGGCAACCGCTTCAGCTTACAGCAATGGATATAGCAGACTCACAGATTGAGTGGCTTCGCAATGGAACGATACTGCCAAATGCCCAATCAGCCACGCTGAACATAACTGAACCTGGCCGCTATCAGGTCAGGATCAGCCAACAGGGATGTAAAGCGCTTTCGGATACTGTAGTCGTGCGTCAAAGCACGGTCAACGCCATCGCCCTGAAACCCGACGAACCAGACCTAATTCTGCTTAAAGGGGCTAGTGTGATTTTATATGCTCCTACCGAAACGGATTACCGATACCAATGGTATCGCGATAATACGATGCTTACCAACGCCGATGATGACCGCCTGTCGGTTAGCGAACAAGGCGTCTATAAAGTGCGTATTACCCAGCAAACTTGTGTGGGCTGGTCAGCCGAACGTACTGTACACCTTCCGGTTTTAACAAGTGTTTCTCCCCGGTCAGATTCTTCCTTTATGGCTTATCCTAACCCGGTTGAGCAAATCCTTGATGTTCAGTATGCGTATCCCAATGCCAGTGATGTACAGGTAAGCGTGTTCGACATGCAGGGACGAATTCGCCAATCACCGATCAGGCTGAAAGCTATAAATCAACTATTTCAGGGTACGTTGAACCTGAGCACTTTATCGGCAGGAATCTATTACCTGCGACTTAGCGATGGCGACCGAACACGTCTATGGCGGTTCCTGAAAAAATAA